The Pseudomonas sp. R4-35-07 nucleotide sequence TCAATCCAAGAATTCGGGTGCCTGCTTGCTCATATGGGCCGCGATGGCCACGCGCAGGTCGTTGGATTGCAACATAGCCGAGTTCCAGGTGGCAACGTATTCCAGGCCATCATTGACAGTGTGGTCGCGCATATAGCTGATCATGGCCTTGGTACCGGCCACGGCGATCGGCGACTTGGTGGCGATTTCATGGGCAATGGTCATGACGCCGGCCAACAGGCTTTGCTGGTCGGCAAACACGCGGTTGACCAGGCCGATGCTGCGCGCCTCTTCGGCTCCGAACTGACGACCGGTGTAGGCCAGTTCGCGCAACATACCGTCGCCGACGATGCGGGGCAGGCGTTGCAAGGTGCCGACGTCGGCGGCCATGCCCATGTCGATTTCCTTGATCGAGAACTGCGCGTCCTCGGCGGCGTAGCGCATGTCGCAGGCGCTGATCAGGTCAATGGCACCGCCGATGCAGTAGCCGTGGATCGCGGCGAGTACCGGCTTGCGGCAGTTGTCGACCGCATTGAACGAGGCTTGCAGCCCGAGGATCTTGCGCCGCAGCAGGCGTGCATTGCGGCCCACATCCTTGCCCAACTCATTGGCCACCGAGGCCAGCAGCATCAGGTCGATGCCGGAGGA carries:
- a CDS encoding crotonase/enoyl-CoA hydratase family protein, with product MSEYQAFVVELSGNVAHVQINRPEKINAMNAAFWSEIIEIFQWVDDTDAVRAVVLSGAGKHFSSGIDLMLLASVANELGKDVGRNARLLRRKILGLQASFNAVDNCRKPVLAAIHGYCIGGAIDLISACDMRYAAEDAQFSIKEIDMGMAADVGTLQRLPRIVGDGMLRELAYTGRQFGAEEARSIGLVNRVFADQQSLLAGVMTIAHEIATKSPIAVAGTKAMISYMRDHTVNDGLEYVATWNSAMLQSNDLRVAIAAHMSKQAPEFLD